The following proteins are co-located in the Sporolactobacillus pectinivorans genome:
- a CDS encoding aldose epimerase family protein: MEVSKIEFGLFHNQTIWQYTLTNDNRMKLKVMNYGATLTNIEAPDKQGNTTRVVIGSDHFHDYLQEDAYFGATVGRVAGRITAGRFSIDGTNYQLPLNDGKNTNHGGPDSFEHLIWDSHPFSKADQVGVRFDLFSPNGTNGFPGNLNISVFYSLNQKNEWHLHYEATTDKPTLLNPTNHVYFNLAGDPDRTVDSHLLKLASHRFGEIKKDGTPTGRLIDVADTPFDFTKSAALKQGFDSDYPQNKLVNGYDHPFFLDKSGEGPDAVLEEPLSGRQVSMTTTNNAVVVYSGNALSSQIVMDGKPMKAHLGMTLEAQMMPDAIHHEGFGNIILRPGVKYEADTVYRFDLI, from the coding sequence ATGGAAGTCTCGAAGATTGAGTTCGGTTTGTTTCACAATCAAACCATCTGGCAATACACACTGACTAACGACAACAGGATGAAACTGAAAGTGATGAACTATGGAGCGACGCTTACCAACATCGAGGCACCGGATAAGCAAGGTAATACCACCCGTGTTGTCATCGGATCCGATCATTTTCACGATTATCTGCAAGAGGACGCCTATTTCGGAGCGACGGTTGGCCGAGTAGCCGGTCGAATCACCGCAGGCAGGTTTTCGATTGACGGAACGAACTATCAGCTGCCTCTGAATGACGGCAAAAATACAAATCACGGTGGACCGGATAGTTTTGAACACCTGATCTGGGACAGCCACCCTTTCAGCAAAGCGGATCAAGTCGGTGTTCGCTTCGATCTGTTCAGTCCTAACGGAACGAATGGTTTTCCCGGAAATCTCAATATATCTGTTTTCTATAGTCTGAATCAGAAAAATGAATGGCATCTGCACTACGAGGCGACGACGGATAAGCCCACTCTGCTCAATCCGACCAATCACGTCTACTTTAACCTGGCCGGCGATCCTGACCGGACGGTCGACAGTCACCTGCTGAAGTTGGCAAGTCACCGATTTGGCGAGATAAAAAAAGACGGTACGCCGACAGGCAGGTTGATCGATGTTGCGGATACGCCGTTTGACTTCACAAAAAGTGCGGCGCTTAAGCAAGGGTTTGACTCTGATTACCCGCAAAACAAATTGGTTAACGGCTACGATCATCCTTTCTTTCTTGATAAGAGCGGGGAAGGACCCGATGCGGTACTGGAAGAACCGTTGAGCGGCAGACAAGTCTCCATGACAACGACGAACAACGCGGTCGTTGTCTACTCCGGAAATGCGCTTTCCAGCCAGATTGTCATGGACGGAAAGCCGATGAAAGCTCATCTCGGCATGACACTGGAGGCACAAATGATGCCCGACGCCATTCACCATGAAGGATTCGGCAACATCATTTTGCGTCCCGGCGTGAAATATGAAGCCGATACCGTTTATCGATTCGATTTGATTTGA
- a CDS encoding MarR family winged helix-turn-helix transcriptional regulator yields the protein MCEENQLLTRCLYFTASRFARNITKLAEKTFDDDDLAPTYLYLIMTVRFHPGMTQKELCHRLSIAPSTSTRFIDKLERRRLVTRTAGGKETYIALTDEGEKIYKRFRKSLELLFDHYSKILGREFSEDLSKMLHEASNKLEQNQ from the coding sequence ATGTGCGAAGAGAATCAGCTTTTGACCCGGTGTCTCTATTTTACTGCCAGCCGATTTGCCCGCAACATCACGAAATTAGCTGAAAAAACGTTTGATGACGATGATCTTGCGCCGACTTACCTGTACTTGATCATGACTGTCAGATTCCATCCGGGCATGACGCAGAAAGAACTATGCCACAGATTGTCCATTGCACCTTCGACGAGTACACGTTTTATCGATAAACTTGAAAGACGAAGACTCGTCACACGAACGGCAGGCGGAAAGGAAACCTACATCGCTCTGACGGATGAAGGAGAAAAGATCTACAAACGGTTTCGAAAGTCTCTCGAACTCCTGTTTGATCATTATTCTAAGATCTTAGGACGTGAGTTCAGCGAAGATTTAAGCAAGATGCTTCATGAAGCGAGCAATAAGCTGGAACAGAATCAATAA
- a CDS encoding NAD(P)H-dependent oxidoreductase: MKILDIVVHPHLEQSMINKAWMNRLQQEPNITIHDLYGAYPNGIIDVNKEQQLLLAHDRIVFQFPMYWYSSPSLLKEWFDVVLTHGWAYGSGGTNLQGKDFILAVSIGGSGVHYQAGGSNKFTISELLRPFQATANLIGMRFLPIFNKLGVNLFSNEEAKQSAEELVKYLKAEH; encoded by the coding sequence ATGAAAATACTGGATATTGTCGTTCATCCCCACTTGGAACAGTCTATGATCAACAAAGCTTGGATGAATCGTTTACAGCAAGAACCAAACATTACCATTCACGACCTGTATGGTGCGTATCCGAACGGAATCATCGATGTGAATAAAGAGCAGCAACTTCTATTGGCGCATGACCGAATTGTTTTTCAGTTCCCTATGTACTGGTACAGCAGTCCTTCACTGCTCAAAGAATGGTTTGATGTCGTGCTGACACACGGCTGGGCCTATGGATCTGGAGGAACGAATTTACAAGGAAAAGACTTTATACTAGCTGTATCAATCGGCGGATCGGGCGTTCATTATCAGGCCGGAGGTTCAAACAAATTCACGATCAGTGAACTCCTCAGGCCCTTCCAGGCGACCGCAAACCTGATTGGCATGCGCTTCCTCCCTATTTTTAATAAACTGGGAGTTAACCTGTTCTCAAATGAAGAAGCTAAACAAAGTGCAGAAGAATTAGTTAAGTACCTTAAAGCAGAACATTGA
- a CDS encoding VOC family protein, giving the protein MKIIVTGIFVQNQDKALEFYSKKLGFVKKEDVPVGEFRWITLISPNDQDGTELLLEPNDHPAAKEYQKKIFADGIPATMFGVADIREEYEQLMEKGVKFTMEPTEMGEVTIAVFNDTCGNLIQIVQK; this is encoded by the coding sequence ATGAAAATCATTGTTACCGGTATATTTGTACAAAATCAAGACAAGGCACTGGAGTTTTATTCAAAAAAGCTGGGGTTTGTAAAAAAGGAGGATGTTCCCGTCGGAGAATTTAGGTGGATAACGCTTATTTCTCCCAATGATCAAGACGGTACCGAGCTTTTACTTGAACCGAATGATCATCCTGCCGCAAAGGAGTATCAAAAGAAAATATTTGCCGATGGTATCCCAGCAACAATGTTTGGCGTTGCAGATATTCGCGAAGAGTACGAACAACTAATGGAAAAAGGCGTGAAGTTTACGATGGAACCGACAGAAATGGGCGAAGTCACAATAGCTGTCTTCAATGATACATGCGGCAATCTTATTCAGATCGTGCAGAAGTAA
- the ppsA gene encoding phosphoenolpyruvate synthase, producing MSSYVLGFKDIDKTKLMAVGGKGANLGELCKIEGIRVPDGFCISTEAFKKIIGETPALNELLDQLSLLKVEDRDKIGELSGEIRRVIEGKAIPEDITEEITRFLSRLGEKNAYAVRSSATAEDLPAASFAGQQDTYLNIIGKKAILKHICKCWASLFTERAVTYRLQNGFDHHKVHLSVVVQKMVCPQSSGILFTADPVTSNRNVLSIDASYGLGEALVSGLVNADNYKVRNSKVIDKKIPAKKLAIYALKDGGTKEQEIEPERQNRQVLTDEQILQLERMGRKIEEHFSSPQDIEWCLAEDTFYIVQSRPITTLYPIPEANDQGNHVYLSVGHQQMMTDPMKPLGLSLWQLTTARPMYRAGGRLFVDVTQQLASPASRKVLLAAMGQHDPLLKDALMTIIARGDFIKSLPDDKQAQRSGKNNKSVSSVGSEAPIKNNPTIVSDLIKRSQTSIEELKQNIQTKSGLDLFNFILEDIQQLKKILFDPQSSGVFMAAMNASSWINEKMNKWLGERNVADTLSQSVPNNITSEMGLALLDVADVIRPYPEVIDYLQHVKEDNFLNELVKFDGGREAREAVNAYLNKYGMRCVGEIDITKPRWSEKPTTLVPMILSNIKNFEPNAGSRKFEQGLRVALKKEQELLDRLKQLPDGEQKVKETKRMIDLIRNFSGYREYPKYGIVNRYFIYKQALMKEAEQLVQADVIHEREDIFYLTFEEFRDVVRSNKLENKIIRKRKAEYKLYEKLTPPRVITSDGEIIAGEYKRENIPAEAYAGLPVSSGVIEGRARVILNMEDADLKYGDILVTSFTDPSWTPLFISIKGLVTEVGGLMTHGAVIAREYGLPTVVGVENATKLIKDGQRIRINGTEGYVEIL from the coding sequence GTGAGTTCCTATGTGCTTGGCTTTAAGGACATTGACAAAACAAAACTCATGGCTGTTGGTGGTAAAGGTGCGAATCTGGGGGAACTTTGCAAGATTGAAGGTATACGCGTACCAGATGGCTTTTGTATTTCTACAGAAGCCTTTAAAAAAATCATTGGGGAAACGCCGGCGCTTAATGAATTGCTTGATCAGTTATCGCTTCTAAAGGTGGAAGACCGGGATAAAATCGGTGAACTGAGTGGTGAGATTCGCAGGGTCATCGAGGGGAAAGCCATCCCTGAAGATATTACTGAAGAGATCACCCGCTTTCTCTCCAGGCTTGGAGAAAAAAATGCCTATGCTGTACGATCCAGCGCAACTGCAGAAGATTTACCGGCGGCCTCCTTTGCCGGCCAGCAGGATACGTATTTGAACATTATTGGAAAGAAGGCAATCCTCAAGCACATCTGCAAGTGCTGGGCATCGCTGTTTACTGAGCGGGCAGTAACCTACCGCCTTCAAAACGGCTTTGACCACCATAAAGTCCATCTGTCCGTGGTTGTTCAGAAGATGGTCTGCCCACAGTCATCAGGAATTTTGTTTACAGCCGATCCCGTCACGTCTAATAGGAACGTGTTGTCCATTGATGCCAGTTACGGGCTTGGTGAGGCTCTGGTTTCAGGTTTGGTGAATGCTGATAACTATAAAGTGCGTAATAGTAAGGTTATTGATAAGAAGATACCCGCCAAGAAGCTCGCTATTTATGCCTTAAAAGACGGCGGGACGAAGGAACAGGAGATTGAGCCCGAGCGGCAGAATAGGCAAGTGCTGACGGATGAGCAGATTTTGCAGCTTGAGCGCATGGGAAGAAAGATCGAAGAACATTTTAGCAGCCCACAGGACATCGAATGGTGTTTAGCTGAAGATACCTTTTATATTGTCCAGAGTCGGCCAATCACGACGTTATACCCGATCCCTGAAGCAAATGATCAGGGAAATCACGTTTATCTATCTGTTGGTCATCAGCAGATGATGACCGATCCCATGAAACCATTGGGATTGTCGCTGTGGCAGTTAACAACTGCCCGACCCATGTATAGAGCTGGCGGAAGGTTGTTTGTTGATGTCACGCAACAACTGGCTTCACCGGCCAGCAGAAAAGTTTTATTAGCTGCCATGGGGCAACATGATCCACTTTTAAAAGACGCACTGATGACCATCATAGCGCGGGGAGACTTTATAAAATCGTTACCAGATGATAAGCAAGCACAGCGTTCCGGTAAAAACAATAAAAGTGTGTCATCTGTGGGCTCTGAGGCTCCAATCAAAAATAATCCGACAATTGTTTCTGATTTGATAAAGCGTAGTCAAACATCGATAGAAGAGTTAAAACAAAACATCCAAACGAAATCAGGGCTGGATTTATTTAATTTTATTCTGGAAGATATCCAACAATTAAAAAAGATTTTATTTGATCCACAAAGTTCGGGTGTCTTTATGGCTGCTATGAATGCTTCATCATGGATTAATGAAAAAATGAACAAGTGGTTAGGCGAAAGAAACGTAGCAGATACGCTTTCTCAATCTGTACCAAACAATATTACTTCGGAAATGGGCCTAGCGCTACTGGATGTCGCAGATGTGATTCGTCCTTATCCGGAAGTCATTGATTATTTACAACATGTAAAAGAAGATAACTTTTTGAATGAACTGGTTAAGTTTGATGGTGGGCGGGAAGCCCGAGAAGCTGTCAATGCTTATCTCAACAAATATGGAATGCGATGTGTCGGAGAAATCGATATTACTAAACCGCGTTGGAGTGAAAAACCAACGACACTTGTCCCGATGATTCTCAGTAACATCAAAAACTTTGAGCCTAATGCCGGCAGTCGGAAGTTTGAGCAAGGACTGCGTGTTGCTTTGAAAAAAGAACAAGAGTTATTAGATCGATTGAAACAATTACCGGACGGTGAGCAAAAAGTCAAAGAAACAAAACGAATGATTGACCTAATCCGAAATTTCAGTGGGTATAGGGAATATCCAAAATACGGCATCGTTAATCGTTACTTCATTTATAAGCAGGCTTTAATGAAAGAAGCCGAACAACTCGTACAAGCGGATGTTATTCATGAAAGAGAAGATATATTCTACCTCACTTTTGAAGAGTTTCGTGATGTTGTGCGTTCAAATAAACTGGAAAACAAAATCATCAGGAAACGAAAAGCCGAGTACAAGTTATACGAAAAACTGACTCCGCCACGTGTGATCACCTCTGATGGTGAAATCATTGCAGGTGAGTACAAACGAGAAAATATCCCGGCCGAAGCTTATGCAGGACTTCCTGTCTCTTCTGGAGTTATAGAGGGGCGGGCACGTGTCATCTTAAACATGGAAGACGCTGATTTAAAATATGGAGATATACTGGTCACCTCCTTTACTGACCCTAGCTGGACACCGTTGTTTATATCCATAAAAGGTCTAGTCACCGAAGTTGGTGGACTGATGACCCATGGAGCTGTGATCGCGCGTGAATATGGCTTACCGACAGTTGTCGGGGTAGAAAATGCCACCAAACTGATAAAAGATGGCCAGAGAATCCGGATCAATGGAACGGAAGGCTATGTTGAAATTCTATAA
- a CDS encoding tRNA dihydrouridine synthase, which yields MIDNFWRDLPRPFFALAPMEEVTDVVFRHVVSEAAKPDVFFTEFTNTESYCHPEGIQSVRGRLTFTEDEQPIVAQIWGDKPEYFRQMSIGLAKQGFRGVDINMGCPVPNVTRHGKGSGLILRPEVAADLIQATKAGGLPVSVKTRLGYTDVDEWHDWLTHILKQDIANLTIHLRTRKEMSKVDAHWELIPEIKKLRDQVAPDTLLTINGDVTDRQTGLKLADQYGVDGLMIGRGVFTNPFAFEKEPKDHSSKELLDLLRLHLDLHDQYAEELELRPFTALHRFFKIYVRSFRGASELRNQLMSTKSTNEVRALLDNFVRQQDKDDLGPQSDL from the coding sequence ATGATCGATAATTTTTGGCGTGATTTACCACGACCTTTTTTTGCACTGGCACCAATGGAAGAAGTGACGGATGTAGTTTTTCGCCATGTAGTGAGTGAAGCAGCTAAACCTGACGTGTTTTTTACAGAGTTTACAAACACGGAGAGTTATTGTCACCCAGAGGGGATCCAAAGTGTACGTGGGCGTTTGACTTTTACAGAGGACGAGCAACCTATTGTAGCCCAAATATGGGGGGATAAGCCTGAATACTTTCGGCAAATGAGTATTGGTTTGGCGAAGCAAGGGTTTAGGGGTGTGGATATCAATATGGGCTGTCCAGTACCTAACGTGACAAGGCATGGGAAGGGAAGCGGTCTTATCTTGCGTCCCGAAGTCGCAGCAGATTTAATACAAGCAACAAAAGCAGGGGGATTGCCTGTAAGTGTGAAGACAAGGCTGGGTTACACTGATGTAGACGAATGGCACGACTGGCTCACACACATATTGAAACAAGACATTGCTAATCTTACCATTCATCTGCGTACAAGAAAGGAAATGAGCAAAGTCGATGCCCACTGGGAACTCATCCCGGAGATTAAGAAGCTTCGTGACCAAGTGGCACCAGATACACTTTTGACGATTAATGGCGATGTCACTGACCGTCAAACCGGCTTGAAACTCGCTGATCAATATGGTGTGGATGGGCTAATGATTGGGCGTGGTGTTTTTACAAATCCATTTGCTTTTGAAAAGGAACCGAAAGATCATAGTAGTAAGGAACTGCTTGATCTCTTAAGGTTGCATCTGGATCTCCATGATCAATATGCGGAAGAATTAGAGCTACGTCCGTTTACAGCTCTTCATCGCTTTTTTAAAATTTATGTCCGTAGTTTTCGAGGGGCAAGTGAATTAAGAAACCAATTGATGAGCACAAAGTCAACAAATGAGGTGCGTGCATTGCTTGATAACTTTGTTCGGCAACAAGACAAAGACGATCTGGGGCCGCAATCTGATCTATGA
- a CDS encoding type 1 glutamine amidotransferase family protein: protein MFTIYVYALDTLADWELGHVISELNSGRFFKKGAQRVSLKTVSYSQEPINTMGGMTIVPNCLIDDIVVSETSMLLLPGADTWNDPKHGAIIEKASEFLSLGATVCAICGATAALANFGLLDKRPHTSNGPGFLEMVSPGYKGQSFYIDKPSVADNNLITASSTGALLWAKQIIEHLGVFQSNTLESWYEYFSTGEPKHFFALMQTLPSSNEN, encoded by the coding sequence ATGTTTACAATCTACGTTTACGCTCTTGATACTTTAGCGGACTGGGAACTGGGGCATGTTATTTCGGAGCTGAATTCTGGTCGATTTTTCAAAAAGGGCGCGCAACGTGTATCGCTCAAAACGGTTAGTTATTCTCAAGAGCCAATCAATACAATGGGCGGGATGACAATAGTGCCCAATTGCTTAATTGATGATATTGTTGTGAGTGAAACAAGCATGTTGCTATTACCGGGCGCAGATACATGGAACGACCCAAAGCATGGCGCTATCATCGAAAAAGCAAGCGAATTTCTCTCTTTAGGCGCTACGGTGTGTGCAATCTGTGGGGCTACCGCTGCGCTTGCCAACTTTGGGCTATTGGATAAGCGTCCGCATACCAGTAATGGACCGGGATTTCTTGAAATGGTTTCTCCTGGTTATAAAGGGCAAAGTTTTTATATAGACAAGCCATCTGTAGCGGATAACAACCTTATTACTGCAAGTTCCACCGGAGCTTTGTTGTGGGCGAAACAAATTATTGAGCATTTAGGTGTTTTTCAATCAAACACACTGGAATCTTGGTATGAATATTTTAGTACCGGTGAGCCTAAACATTTCTTTGCCCTCATGCAAACTTTGCCGTCTAGCAATGAAAACTGA
- a CDS encoding helix-turn-helix transcriptional regulator — translation MKVDRLVSIIMILLDKERIGAQELADMFEVSPRTIYRDIDTINMAGIPVRGASGVGGGFEIMQKYKIDKKVFSTADLSAILMGLSSLSNMIRGDELVNALAKVKSFIPADRAKDIELKANQIYIDLSPWIGNRNIQPYLEIIKTALQESKLLSFEYADRYGNKTTRTAEPYQLVLKSSHWYWQGYCYKRNDFRLFKLSRTSNLQIQEEFFTPRDYQKPQLDFSDIVATMQTKIKIRIHKSVMDRVLDYCTYENFSPDGDEHYIVSFPFIENEYYYNILFSFGDKCECLEPLHIRAEMKRRIHDIATIYES, via the coding sequence ATGAAAGTTGACAGGCTTGTTAGCATTATTATGATACTCCTTGATAAAGAGCGTATAGGCGCACAGGAGTTAGCAGATATGTTTGAAGTTTCACCTCGCACAATCTACCGCGACATAGACACTATCAACATGGCGGGTATTCCTGTTCGCGGGGCATCGGGAGTGGGCGGCGGCTTTGAAATCATGCAGAAATACAAGATTGATAAAAAGGTTTTTTCGACTGCCGACCTTTCCGCTATCTTGATGGGGCTTTCCAGTCTTTCCAACATGATACGAGGGGACGAACTGGTAAACGCCCTTGCGAAAGTCAAGAGTTTTATCCCCGCCGACAGAGCGAAAGACATTGAATTAAAAGCAAATCAAATATATATAGATTTAAGTCCGTGGATAGGCAACAGGAACATACAACCCTATTTAGAGATTATCAAAACAGCTTTACAGGAAAGCAAGCTACTTTCGTTTGAATATGCAGACCGCTACGGAAATAAAACCACACGAACAGCCGAGCCGTATCAGCTTGTATTGAAAAGTAGTCATTGGTATTGGCAAGGGTATTGCTATAAAAGAAATGATTTTCGCTTATTCAAACTATCCCGCACATCAAACCTACAAATACAAGAAGAATTTTTTACGCCACGAGATTATCAAAAACCGCAGTTAGATTTTTCTGATATTGTGGCAACTATGCAAACAAAAATCAAAATTCGTATTCATAAATCTGTTATGGACAGGGTACTTGATTATTGCACTTATGAAAACTTTTCGCCAGACGGTGATGAGCATTACATTGTTAGTTTTCCTTTCATAGAGAACGAATACTACTACAATATTCTTTTCAGTTTTGGGGATAAATGCGAGTGTTTAGAGCCGTTACATATCCGCGCAGAAATGAAGCGTAGAATACATGATATAGCTACCATATACGAAAGTTAA
- a CDS encoding carboxymuconolactone decarboxylase family protein has protein sequence MSEKSALDKKTHELAYISVLVPTKMYGGLPFHIQQAKEHGASVEEIKSAILVPLPIMGIQVADALPYLSELIEK, from the coding sequence ATGTCAGAAAAAAGCGCGCTTGATAAAAAGACTCACGAACTCGCCTATATTTCTGTATTAGTGCCGACAAAAATGTATGGTGGACTGCCATTTCATATCCAGCAAGCAAAAGAACATGGTGCAAGCGTAGAAGAAATAAAAAGTGCTATTCTTGTGCCCCTGCCAATTATGGGTATTCAGGTTGCAGATGCATTACCATACTTGAGTGAACTTATCGAAAAATAA
- a CDS encoding ABC transporter permease, with protein MDTMVILWRNIKWRFKNPISILLTIIQPLIWLVLYSAIAEQSMKQISGGNYTAFILPGIMVLVTLAVCSSGGYINFIMKSKGSFYRILIAPVKRSSVVLGQMLEAVLVSFIEIAIMLVLSVFLSVRMTSGFTGLLLMLPLIFLTAFFMSGLAYAISLCLPNEAIYETIMNLIVLSVFFTSTALVPLNSISGGLKIAVMINPFTHIINCLRSLILGTSIDWLYVLLVTGLFICLCFVSFLLAFWRLRKETVQ; from the coding sequence ATGGATACAATGGTAATTTTATGGCGTAACATAAAGTGGCGTTTTAAAAATCCTATTTCAATACTGCTTACCATAATACAGCCTCTCATTTGGCTTGTATTGTACAGTGCAATTGCAGAGCAGTCTATGAAGCAAATATCAGGCGGTAACTATACTGCGTTTATACTGCCCGGTATTATGGTGCTTGTTACACTTGCAGTTTGTAGCAGTGGTGGTTATATCAATTTTATTATGAAATCCAAAGGAAGTTTCTACAGGATACTCATAGCACCTGTGAAACGAAGTTCTGTTGTTTTGGGGCAAATGCTGGAAGCAGTTCTTGTTTCATTCATTGAAATAGCTATTATGCTTGTTCTGTCTGTATTCTTATCAGTACGTATGACATCTGGATTTACTGGATTGCTTCTGATGTTACCTCTTATTTTTCTTACGGCATTCTTTATGTCAGGTTTGGCATATGCGATTAGTCTGTGTTTGCCTAATGAAGCAATTTATGAAACGATCATGAATCTGATTGTACTTTCTGTATTCTTCACTAGTACAGCATTAGTTCCACTGAACAGTATATCAGGCGGCTTGAAGATTGCGGTCATGATCAATCCGTTCACTCATATTATAAATTGCCTTCGGAGTCTGATTCTGGGAACATCTATTGATTGGTTGTACGTTTTACTTGTAACAGGGTTATTTATCTGTCTCTGTTTCGTCAGTTTTTTATTGGCCTTTTGGAGACTGAGAAAAGAAACAGTCCAATAA
- a CDS encoding ABC transporter ATP-binding protein translates to MLAIEINKLVKQYKNGVRALDELSLTVNSGEIFSLLGPNGAGKSSLINILTTFYKPTSGKVTMLGKDLCKEPAWGRTQIACVAQSISIDEHLSLMENMIFQSRLYKVDNVTAKKRINTLIDLFGLSQYVKFPVASYSGGVKRRLDIAMNMVSMPKILFLDEPTVGMDISSRKSMWKIMCKLRDDFKTTIFLTTHYLEEADQLSDTICVIKEGHELVQGTPQNLKQYTRQNILSIGFSDMKKAKDCAEILAQTHILPSINIRKYSILADAAEGRKTFENVNKWLLENNVPFEAIEIAQPSLEDVFLKLTGTEGR, encoded by the coding sequence ATGTTAGCCATTGAAATAAATAAATTGGTTAAGCAGTATAAAAACGGCGTCCGAGCTTTGGACGAGTTAAGTTTGACGGTAAACAGCGGAGAGATCTTTTCTCTACTCGGTCCGAATGGGGCAGGTAAATCTTCTCTTATCAACATACTAACAACATTTTACAAGCCTACATCTGGAAAGGTAACCATGTTGGGGAAAGATTTATGCAAGGAACCTGCTTGGGGACGAACACAGATCGCTTGTGTTGCGCAGAGTATTTCTATTGATGAGCATCTGTCACTGATGGAAAATATGATCTTTCAAAGCAGGCTCTACAAAGTGGACAATGTTACGGCGAAAAAAAGGATCAACACCCTGATTGATCTTTTTGGACTGTCGCAGTATGTAAAATTCCCAGTTGCTTCCTATTCTGGTGGAGTAAAGCGTCGATTGGATATTGCAATGAATATGGTATCGATGCCTAAAATACTTTTTTTAGACGAACCAACAGTTGGTATGGATATTTCATCCAGAAAATCCATGTGGAAAATCATGTGCAAACTTCGGGATGATTTTAAAACAACGATTTTCCTGACCACTCATTATCTTGAAGAAGCTGATCAACTTAGTGATACCATTTGTGTTATAAAAGAAGGTCATGAATTGGTACAGGGAACTCCTCAAAATTTGAAGCAATATACCCGGCAAAACATACTTAGTATTGGCTTTTCAGATATGAAAAAAGCGAAAGATTGTGCAGAGATACTTGCTCAAACACACATACTTCCGTCCATCAATATCCGTAAATACTCAATTCTTGCCGATGCTGCAGAGGGCAGAAAGACTTTTGAAAATGTAAATAAGTGGCTTTTGGAAAACAATGTTCCTTTTGAGGCAATTGAAATCGCACAGCCCAGCCTTGAAGATGTGTTCTTGAAGTTAACGGGGACGGAAGGAAGGTAA
- a CDS encoding GyrI-like domain-containing protein, which yields MDYQIELRDIEPIRAAFIKYKGIATQANKVFPNVFKSIQGKANGAPFFCYYVMDQKSKMGEMELCVPTAETPNGNGISVKEMPRIKAVCVTHIGTYETMNNAYVAIDHYSRENNLTLRPPFREVYIKGPGMFLKGNPKKYITEILFPIKEEE from the coding sequence ATGGACTATCAAATTGAACTTAGAGATATCGAACCGATTCGAGCAGCCTTTATAAAGTACAAAGGGATCGCCACCCAAGCAAATAAAGTCTTCCCGAATGTATTTAAGTCTATTCAGGGCAAAGCAAACGGCGCACCATTTTTCTGCTACTATGTCATGGATCAGAAATCGAAAATGGGTGAAATGGAGTTGTGCGTTCCTACCGCTGAAACCCCAAACGGTAATGGTATTTCAGTAAAAGAAATGCCACGAATAAAAGCTGTTTGTGTGACCCATATCGGTACTTATGAAACGATGAATAACGCCTATGTAGCAATTGACCATTATTCGCGGGAAAATAACCTGACCTTACGGCCGCCGTTTAGGGAAGTTTATATCAAAGGGCCGGGAATGTTTCTGAAAGGAAATCCTAAAAAGTATATTACAGAAATACTGTTTCCGATTAAAGAGGAGGAGTAG